One segment of Nostoc flagelliforme CCNUN1 DNA contains the following:
- a CDS encoding PAS domain-containing hybrid sensor histidine kinase/response regulator, with protein sequence MSVDDFSQQIETFSSRVTGLLQSTANEPYSQQELTTEAFEELKITLEELKIASEELQATRMVVEKERRRYQELFDFAPDGYIVTDTNGIILEANRAATIHLNVLQRFLIGKPLLTFIARSDHVSFFNYLTQLQHLDRGGEWEVCLQPREKICFDVALTVVTVRNEEGKPVALRWLMRDITKRKRLESEREQLFASEQAARIAAQAAQRRSNFLAEASRVLASFLDYRTTLTSVAQLAVPTLADWCIVDVVENNLTVFNNPVIAASEPQKEALVRELRQCYPISVDADYGPAKVLRTGKSELATNILESSLQKNASNQEHLFLLHQLQLKSQMTVPLLVRERKLGTIVFASAQPGRHYTIVDLAMAEELAQRAAFAIENAQLYRQAQEANRIKDEFLAIVSHELRTPLNSMLGWVQIIRNRKLDEALTFKALATIERNAQLQRKLIEDILDVSRIIQGKIRLNLRKVDLVLVINAAIEAVYPTSEIKDIQIESNLDSSVGEVMGDAERLQQVVWNLLSNAVKFTPSGGRVEVHLKQVNSNAQITVSDTGKGISADFLPCIFERFRQADSTTTRAEGGLGLGLSIVRYIVEMHSGTVHAASEGEERGATFTVLLPTIELQQEQLIEESEVKADKLSVLRGLQILVVDDNSDTRELVSFILQQSGAKVTSVSSVAEALEALVRLEPDVLVSDIGMPDEDGYALIRKVRISEAARGKKIPAVALTAFARDEESKLALQAGFHVHLSKPIEPDKLVTVVANLVKGSK encoded by the coding sequence ATGAGTGTAGACGATTTTAGTCAACAAATAGAGACATTTAGCTCACGGGTGACGGGATTATTGCAAAGTACTGCAAATGAGCCGTACTCGCAACAAGAGCTAACAACTGAAGCGTTTGAAGAACTTAAAATTACTTTGGAAGAACTGAAAATCGCCTCTGAGGAACTACAAGCAACACGAATGGTAGTTGAAAAAGAGCGTCGGCGCTACCAAGAATTATTTGATTTTGCGCCTGATGGTTACATAGTAACTGATACGAATGGGATTATCCTAGAAGCTAACCGTGCCGCTACCATACACCTCAATGTTTTACAGCGATTTTTGATTGGCAAACCGCTACTTACTTTCATCGCCAGGTCAGATCATGTATCTTTTTTTAATTACCTAACTCAGTTGCAGCATCTCGACCGAGGCGGGGAATGGGAAGTGTGTTTACAACCACGAGAAAAAATCTGTTTTGATGTTGCTTTGACGGTAGTTACTGTCCGTAACGAGGAAGGTAAGCCAGTTGCTCTGCGCTGGTTAATGCGCGACATTACCAAGCGTAAGCGTTTAGAGTCGGAACGCGAACAATTATTTGCCAGTGAGCAAGCCGCCCGAATTGCAGCCCAAGCAGCACAGAGGCGTTCTAATTTTTTAGCTGAAGCAAGTCGTGTACTTGCATCTTTTTTAGACTACCGTACAACTTTAACCAGTGTCGCGCAATTGGCAGTGCCTACCCTAGCCGATTGGTGTATTGTAGATGTCGTTGAAAATAATTTGACGGTCTTCAATAACCCAGTGATAGCTGCATCTGAACCGCAGAAGGAAGCACTAGTACGAGAATTGCGACAATGCTATCCAATTTCTGTTGATGCTGATTATGGGCCAGCTAAGGTTTTACGAACTGGGAAGTCGGAACTGGCTACAAACATTCTTGAGTCTTCATTACAAAAAAATGCGTCAAACCAGGAACACCTGTTTCTGCTGCACCAACTCCAACTTAAGTCTCAGATGACTGTGCCATTGCTGGTGCGTGAACGCAAGCTGGGGACAATTGTATTTGCGTCTGCACAACCAGGACGCCATTACACTATTGTAGACCTAGCAATGGCTGAAGAACTTGCCCAACGCGCAGCCTTCGCCATTGAAAATGCACAGCTTTATCGGCAAGCCCAAGAAGCTAACCGAATTAAAGACGAATTTTTAGCGATCGTTTCTCACGAACTTCGTACACCTCTCAACTCTATGCTGGGTTGGGTTCAAATTATCCGTAATCGAAAATTGGACGAGGCACTTACCTTTAAGGCTCTGGCGACAATCGAGCGGAATGCTCAACTTCAGAGGAAATTGATCGAAGATATTCTGGATGTTTCACGCATTATACAAGGAAAAATCCGCCTAAATCTCCGTAAAGTTGACCTTGTACTTGTAATTAACGCGGCAATTGAAGCTGTATATCCTACATCTGAAATTAAGGATATTCAAATTGAGTCTAACCTTGATTCCTCAGTAGGTGAGGTTATGGGTGATGCAGAACGCCTGCAACAAGTCGTCTGGAATTTGCTCTCTAACGCTGTCAAGTTTACACCCAGTGGAGGGCGAGTTGAAGTACATCTAAAGCAGGTAAACTCAAATGCCCAGATAACTGTGTCAGACACAGGTAAGGGAATTAGTGCTGACTTTCTACCTTGTATATTTGAGCGCTTTCGTCAAGCTGATAGCACAACTACTAGAGCAGAGGGTGGTTTGGGGCTGGGACTGTCAATTGTGCGCTACATAGTAGAAATGCACTCAGGCACTGTCCACGCAGCTAGCGAAGGGGAAGAACGGGGAGCAACATTTACAGTGCTGTTACCGACCATAGAATTGCAACAAGAGCAGCTAATCGAAGAGAGTGAAGTAAAAGCCGATAAGCTCTCAGTGCTGAGAGGCTTGCAAATACTTGTTGTAGATGACAATTCCGATACTCGTGAGTTAGTTTCCTTTATTCTGCAACAGTCTGGAGCAAAGGTGACATCGGTTAGCTCAGTAGCTGAAGCGCTGGAAGCGCTGGTACGATTGGAACCAGATGTTTTAGTCAGTGATATCGGAATGCCAGATGAAGATGGTTATGCGCTGATTCGCAAAGTGCGAATCAGCGAAGCAGCTCGAGGAAAAAAAATTCCAGCTGTAGCACTGACGGCCTTTGCTAGAGATGAAGAGTCCAAGCTGGCTCTGCAAGCTGGATTCCACGTTCATCTATCCAAGCCAATCGAGCCAGATAAGTTAGTGACAGTGGTGGCAAACCTGGTTAAAGGCAGTAAATAA